One Actinosynnema pretiosum DNA segment encodes these proteins:
- a CDS encoding MFS transporter, translated as MSVDVPTSGKAGTTRFGRVAAALLASQFGVYVAIITPLQLLLTLRLVGITGSSGAATGAFGVATGLAAIVVLVVTPVAGRISDLAAFALGRRRTWILFGALTGAATLVVLGQADAVWQVVLLWCLAKALFSFQQASTTAVLADQVPAERRGLASGLLGLVIPFAPMLGLIVVNQLPPGSALQWQVVAAIAAAGGVVAVLLIREGRPERRPVAPGGLGELLKSFWLDPRRYPAFGWAWLVRFLITATYAAGSYVSLYLIQRFGVGQAEVGGLVLIWSVVNVPAAIIGSLGCGYLSDVLRRQKPFVIASAAIGVLSMALLAFAPSLTAVFVAAGVLGLGMGMFLAVDMAMCVRVLPDGANAGKDLGIVNIANMLPQSLVPLVAPLLLALGGYTAFFGFLALLGIAGALAVRRVPEIGQEGGAPGVAPLRRA; from the coding sequence ATGAGCGTCGACGTGCCCACCTCAGGCAAAGCGGGGACAACGCGGTTCGGCCGGGTCGCCGCCGCGCTGCTGGCCTCCCAGTTCGGGGTCTACGTAGCCATCATCACGCCGCTGCAACTGCTGCTGACCCTGCGGCTGGTCGGGATCACCGGCAGCAGCGGGGCGGCGACGGGCGCGTTCGGCGTGGCCACCGGCCTGGCCGCGATCGTGGTGCTGGTGGTGACCCCGGTCGCCGGGCGGATCAGCGACCTGGCGGCGTTCGCGCTGGGCCGCCGCCGCACCTGGATCCTGTTCGGCGCGCTCACCGGCGCGGCCACCCTGGTGGTGCTGGGGCAGGCGGACGCGGTGTGGCAGGTCGTGCTGCTGTGGTGCCTGGCGAAGGCGCTGTTCAGCTTCCAGCAGGCCTCCACGACCGCGGTGCTCGCCGACCAGGTGCCCGCCGAGCGGCGCGGCCTGGCGTCCGGGCTGCTCGGGCTGGTGATCCCGTTCGCGCCGATGCTGGGCCTGATCGTGGTGAACCAGCTCCCGCCGGGCTCGGCCCTGCAGTGGCAGGTGGTCGCGGCGATCGCGGCGGCGGGCGGCGTGGTGGCGGTGCTGCTGATCCGCGAGGGCAGGCCGGAGCGGCGGCCGGTCGCGCCGGGCGGGCTGGGCGAGCTGCTGAAGTCGTTCTGGCTGGACCCGCGCCGCTACCCGGCGTTCGGGTGGGCGTGGCTGGTGCGGTTCCTGATCACCGCGACGTACGCGGCGGGCAGCTACGTGTCGCTGTACCTGATCCAGCGCTTCGGGGTGGGGCAGGCCGAGGTCGGCGGGCTGGTGCTGATCTGGTCGGTGGTGAACGTGCCCGCGGCGATCATCGGCAGCCTGGGCTGCGGCTACCTGTCGGACGTGCTGCGGCGGCAGAAGCCGTTCGTGATCGCGTCGGCGGCGATCGGCGTGCTGTCCATGGCGCTGCTGGCGTTCGCGCCCTCGCTCACCGCGGTGTTCGTGGCGGCGGGCGTGCTCGGGCTGGGCATGGGCATGTTCCTGGCGGTGGACATGGCGATGTGCGTGCGGGTGCTGCCGGACGGGGCGAACGCGGGCAAGGACCTGGGGATCGTGAACATCGCGAACATGCTGCCGCAGTCGCTGGTGCCGCTGGTCGCGCCGCTGCTGCTGGCGCTGGGCGGGTACACGGCGTTCTTCGGGTTCCTGGCGCTGCTGGGGATCGCGGGGGCGCTCGCGGTGCGGCGGGTGCCGGAGATCGGGCAGGAGGGCGGCGCTCCGGGCGTGGCCCCGCTGCGCCGGGCGTGA